A genomic segment from Cricetulus griseus strain 17A/GY chromosome 8, alternate assembly CriGri-PICRH-1.0, whole genome shotgun sequence encodes:
- the Tmub1 gene encoding transmembrane and ubiquitin-like domain-containing protein 1 produces the protein MALIEGVGDEVTVLFSVLACLLVLAVAWVSTHTTENTDPLPQTSGTTAPAQPSEAMAATDSIREEAPGAESPSLRHRGPSAQPEPDTGVTATTPPADSLQEPLVLRLKFLNDSEQVARAWPQDTIGSLKRTQFPGREQQVRLIYQGQLLGDDTQTLGSLHLPPNCVLHCHVSTRAGPPHPPCPPGSEPGPSGLEIGSLLLPLLLLLLLLLWYCQIQYRPFFPLTATLGLAGFTLLLSLLAFAMYRP, from the exons ATGGCCTTGATTGAAGGGGTAGGTGATGAGGTGACTGTCCTTTTTTCGGTGCTTGCCTGCCTTCTGGTGCTGGCCGTTGCCTGGGTCTCAACACATACCACCGAGAATACAGACCCCCTGCCACAGACGTCAGGGACCACAGCACCAGCACAGCCCAGTGAAGCCATGGCAGCCACAGACAGCATCAGAGAGGAGGCCCCAGGGGCTGAGAGCCCCAGCCTGAgacacagaggtccatctgcaCAGCCAGAGCCGGACACAGGGGTCACAGCAACTACTCCACCTGCAGACTCCCTACAGGAACCCCTAGTGCTACGGTTGAAATTTCTCAATGACTCTGAGCAGGTGGCTAGGGCCTGGCCTCAGGATACCATTGGCTCCCTGAAAAG GACCCAGTTTCCCGGCCGGGAACAGCAGGTTCGACTCATCTACCAAGGTCAACTTCTAGGAGACGACACCCAGACACTGGGCAGCCTCCACCTACCCCCCAACTGCGTTCTCCACTGCCACGTGTCCACGAGAGCCGGTCCCCCACATCCCCCCTGCCCACCGGGGTCGGAGCCCGGCCCCTCCGGGCTGGAAATCGGCAGCCTTCTGCTGcccctgctgcttctgctgctgctcctgctctgGTACTGCCAGATCCAGTACCGACCCTTCTTTCCCCTGACAGCCACCCTGGGCCTGGCCGGCTTCACCCTGCTCCTCAGCCTCCTGGCCTTTGCCATGTATCGCCCGTAG
- the Fastk gene encoding fas-activated serine/threonine kinase isoform X2, whose protein sequence is MRRPRGEPDSRAPRSTERVTCAGPGESWSPSPTSMLRILLSAQTSPARLSGLLLVPPVQPCCLGPSKSGDRPCGGSPVQGLQRLLEQARSPGELLRWLSQNPTKVRAHHYPVALRRLGQLLVSQPRPSPVEQSTLQDLSQLIIRNCPSFDVHTIHVCLHLAVLLGFPSDGPLLCALERERRSRLPPKPPSPHQPATHGGQRLEMALSCPHFLRYPRQHLIRSLAEARPEELTPHVMVLLAQHLARHRLREPQLLEAIAHFLVVEEAQLNSKVVQKLVLPFGRLNYLPLEQQFIPCLERILAREAGMAPLATVNILMSLCQLQCLPFRALEFVFSPSFINHISGTPPSLIVRRYLSLLDTAVELELPEYQGPRLPQRQRVPIFPQPLITDRARCKYSHKDIVAEGLRQLLGEEKYCRDLTVPPGYCTDFLLCVGSSGAVLPVRTQDPFLPYPPRSCRQDQADSNPTTQDSTQRVVLMLRERWHFCRDGRVLLGSRALRERHLGLMGYQLLPLPFEELESQRGLPQLKSYLRQKLQALGLRWGPEGG, encoded by the exons ATGAGGAGGCCGCGGGGGGAGCCCGACTCCCGGGCCCCGAGATCGACCGAGAGAGTGACCTGCGCGGGGCCCGGGGAGTCAT GGTCTCCATCACCCACCTCCATGCTTCGAATCCTGCTCTCTGCCCAGACTTCCCCTGCTCGGCTGTCTGGTCTGCTGCTCGTCCCGCCAGTACAGCCCTGTTGTTTGGGGCCCAGCAAGTCGGGGGACCGGCCGTGTGGAGGAAGCCCCGTGCAAGGCCTTCAGCGGCTTCTGGAACAGGCACGGAGCCCCGGGGAGCTGCTGCGATGGCTGAGTCAGAACCCCACCAAGGTGCGAGCGCATCATTACCCCGTGGCACTTCGTCGTCTGGGACAGCTCTTGGTGTCTCAACCTAGGCCTTCTCCTGTGGAGCAGTCCACACTGCAGGACTTGAGCCAGCTCATCATCCGAAACTGCCCCTCCTTTGATGTTCACACCATCCATGTGTGTCTACACCTTGCAGTCTTACTTG gctTTCCCTCAGATGGACCACTCCTGTGTGCCCTGGAGCGGGAGCGAAGGTCCCGCCTCCCTCCAAAACCACCCTCCCCACATCAGCCTGCCACCCATGGTGGGCAAAGGTTGGAAATGGCCCTGAGCTGTCCCCATTTCCTGCGGTACCCTCGTCAGCATCTGATCAGAAGCCTGGCAG AGGCAAGGCCAGAAGAACTGACTCCCCATGTAATGGTGCTTCTGGCTCAGCACCTGGCCCGGCACCGGTTGCGGGAACCccagcttctagaagccattGCTCACTTCCTGGTGGTTGAGGAAGCCCAGCTCAACAGTAAG GTGGTACAGAAGTTGGTCCTGCCCTTTGGGAGGTTGAACTACCTGCCCCTGGAGCAGCAGTTTATACCCTGTCTTGAGAGGATCCTGGCTCGGGAAGCAGGGATGGCACCCTTGGCCACAGTCAACATTTTGATGTCACTGTGCCAGCTGCAGTGCTTGCCCTTCAGAGCCTTGGAGTTTGTCTTCTCCCCCAGTTTCATCAACCACATCAGTG GCACCCCTCCTTCTCTGATTGTGCGACGCTACCTCTCTCTGCTCGACACGGCTGTGGAGCTTGAACTCCCAGAGTACCAAGGCCCCCGACTTCCCCAAAGACAGCGAGTGCCCATCTTCCCGCAGCCCCTCATCACTGACCGTGCCCGCTGCAAATACAG TCACAAGGACATAGTAGCTGAGGGGCTGCGCCAGCTGCTAGGGGAAGAAAAATACTGCAGGGACCTGACTGTACCTCCAGGCTACTGCACAG ACTTCCTGCTCTGTGTTGGTAGTTCTGGTGCTGTGCTACCTGTGAGGACACAAGACCCTTTCCTGCCCTACCCGCCACGGTCCTGCCGACAGGACCAGGCCGACTCTAACCCCACAACCCAAGATTCTACCCAAAG GGTGGTGTTGATGCTACGAGAACGATGGCATTTCTGCCGTGATGGCAGGGTGCTGCTGGGCTCTCGGGCCCTGAGGGAGCGGCACCTGGGCTTGATGGGCTACCAGCTCCTACCG CTGCCATTTGAAGAACTGGAGTCTCAGAGAGGCCTGCCCCAGCTCAAGAGCTACCTGAGGCAGAAACTTCAGGCCTTAGGCCTCCGCTGGGGACctgagggagggtga
- the Fastk gene encoding fas-activated serine/threonine kinase isoform X4: protein MRRPRGEPDSRAPRSTERVTCAGPGESWSPSPTSMLRILLSAQTSPARLSGLLLVPPVQPCCLGPSKSGDRPCGGSPVQGLQRLLEQARSPGELLRWLSQNPTKVRAHHYPVALRRLGQLLVSQPRPSPVEQSTLQDLSQLIIRNCPSFDVHTIHVCLHLAVLLGFPSDGPLLCALERERRSRLPPKPPSPHQPATHGGQRLEMALSCPHFLRYPRQHLIRSLAEARPEELTPHVMVLLAQHLARHRLREPQLLEAIAHFLVVEEAQLNSKVVQKLVLPFGRLNYLPLEQQFIPCLERILAREAGMAPLATVNILMSLCQLQCLPFRALEFVFSPSFINHISGTPPSLIVRRYLSLLDTAVELELPEYQGPRLPQRQRVPIFPQPLITDRARCKYSHKDIVAEGLRQLLGEEKYCRDLTVPPGYCTDFLLCVGSSGAVLPVRTQDPFLPYPPRSCRQDQADSNPTTQDSTQSCHLKNWSLREACPSSRAT from the exons ATGAGGAGGCCGCGGGGGGAGCCCGACTCCCGGGCCCCGAGATCGACCGAGAGAGTGACCTGCGCGGGGCCCGGGGAGTCAT GGTCTCCATCACCCACCTCCATGCTTCGAATCCTGCTCTCTGCCCAGACTTCCCCTGCTCGGCTGTCTGGTCTGCTGCTCGTCCCGCCAGTACAGCCCTGTTGTTTGGGGCCCAGCAAGTCGGGGGACCGGCCGTGTGGAGGAAGCCCCGTGCAAGGCCTTCAGCGGCTTCTGGAACAGGCACGGAGCCCCGGGGAGCTGCTGCGATGGCTGAGTCAGAACCCCACCAAGGTGCGAGCGCATCATTACCCCGTGGCACTTCGTCGTCTGGGACAGCTCTTGGTGTCTCAACCTAGGCCTTCTCCTGTGGAGCAGTCCACACTGCAGGACTTGAGCCAGCTCATCATCCGAAACTGCCCCTCCTTTGATGTTCACACCATCCATGTGTGTCTACACCTTGCAGTCTTACTTG gctTTCCCTCAGATGGACCACTCCTGTGTGCCCTGGAGCGGGAGCGAAGGTCCCGCCTCCCTCCAAAACCACCCTCCCCACATCAGCCTGCCACCCATGGTGGGCAAAGGTTGGAAATGGCCCTGAGCTGTCCCCATTTCCTGCGGTACCCTCGTCAGCATCTGATCAGAAGCCTGGCAG AGGCAAGGCCAGAAGAACTGACTCCCCATGTAATGGTGCTTCTGGCTCAGCACCTGGCCCGGCACCGGTTGCGGGAACCccagcttctagaagccattGCTCACTTCCTGGTGGTTGAGGAAGCCCAGCTCAACAGTAAG GTGGTACAGAAGTTGGTCCTGCCCTTTGGGAGGTTGAACTACCTGCCCCTGGAGCAGCAGTTTATACCCTGTCTTGAGAGGATCCTGGCTCGGGAAGCAGGGATGGCACCCTTGGCCACAGTCAACATTTTGATGTCACTGTGCCAGCTGCAGTGCTTGCCCTTCAGAGCCTTGGAGTTTGTCTTCTCCCCCAGTTTCATCAACCACATCAGTG GCACCCCTCCTTCTCTGATTGTGCGACGCTACCTCTCTCTGCTCGACACGGCTGTGGAGCTTGAACTCCCAGAGTACCAAGGCCCCCGACTTCCCCAAAGACAGCGAGTGCCCATCTTCCCGCAGCCCCTCATCACTGACCGTGCCCGCTGCAAATACAG TCACAAGGACATAGTAGCTGAGGGGCTGCGCCAGCTGCTAGGGGAAGAAAAATACTGCAGGGACCTGACTGTACCTCCAGGCTACTGCACAG ACTTCCTGCTCTGTGTTGGTAGTTCTGGTGCTGTGCTACCTGTGAGGACACAAGACCCTTTCCTGCCCTACCCGCCACGGTCCTGCCGACAGGACCAGGCCGACTCTAACCCCACAACCCAAGATTCTACCCAAAG CTGCCATTTGAAGAACTGGAGTCTCAGAGAGGCCTGCCCCAGCTCAAGAGCTACCTGA
- the Fastk gene encoding fas-activated serine/threonine kinase isoform X5 produces the protein MRRPRGEPDSRAPRSTERVTCAGPGESWSPSPTSMLRILLSAQTSPARLSGLLLVPPVQPCCLGPSKSGDRPCGGSPVQGLQRLLEQARSPGELLRWLSQNPTKVRAHHYPVALRRLGQLLVSQPRPSPVEQSTLQDLSQLIIRNCPSFDVHTIHVCLHLAVLLEARPEELTPHVMVLLAQHLARHRLREPQLLEAIAHFLVVEEAQLNSKVVQKLVLPFGRLNYLPLEQQFIPCLERILAREAGMAPLATVNILMSLCQLQCLPFRALEFVFSPSFINHISGTPPSLIVRRYLSLLDTAVELELPEYQGPRLPQRQRVPIFPQPLITDRARCKYSHKDIVAEGLRQLLGEEKYCRDLTVPPGYCTDFLLCVGSSGAVLPVRTQDPFLPYPPRSCRQDQADSNPTTQDSTQRVVLMLRERWHFCRDGRVLLGSRALRERHLGLMGYQLLPLPFEELESQRGLPQLKSYLRQKLQALGLRWGPEGG, from the exons ATGAGGAGGCCGCGGGGGGAGCCCGACTCCCGGGCCCCGAGATCGACCGAGAGAGTGACCTGCGCGGGGCCCGGGGAGTCAT GGTCTCCATCACCCACCTCCATGCTTCGAATCCTGCTCTCTGCCCAGACTTCCCCTGCTCGGCTGTCTGGTCTGCTGCTCGTCCCGCCAGTACAGCCCTGTTGTTTGGGGCCCAGCAAGTCGGGGGACCGGCCGTGTGGAGGAAGCCCCGTGCAAGGCCTTCAGCGGCTTCTGGAACAGGCACGGAGCCCCGGGGAGCTGCTGCGATGGCTGAGTCAGAACCCCACCAAGGTGCGAGCGCATCATTACCCCGTGGCACTTCGTCGTCTGGGACAGCTCTTGGTGTCTCAACCTAGGCCTTCTCCTGTGGAGCAGTCCACACTGCAGGACTTGAGCCAGCTCATCATCCGAAACTGCCCCTCCTTTGATGTTCACACCATCCATGTGTGTCTACACCTTGCAGTCTTACTTG AGGCAAGGCCAGAAGAACTGACTCCCCATGTAATGGTGCTTCTGGCTCAGCACCTGGCCCGGCACCGGTTGCGGGAACCccagcttctagaagccattGCTCACTTCCTGGTGGTTGAGGAAGCCCAGCTCAACAGTAAG GTGGTACAGAAGTTGGTCCTGCCCTTTGGGAGGTTGAACTACCTGCCCCTGGAGCAGCAGTTTATACCCTGTCTTGAGAGGATCCTGGCTCGGGAAGCAGGGATGGCACCCTTGGCCACAGTCAACATTTTGATGTCACTGTGCCAGCTGCAGTGCTTGCCCTTCAGAGCCTTGGAGTTTGTCTTCTCCCCCAGTTTCATCAACCACATCAGTG GCACCCCTCCTTCTCTGATTGTGCGACGCTACCTCTCTCTGCTCGACACGGCTGTGGAGCTTGAACTCCCAGAGTACCAAGGCCCCCGACTTCCCCAAAGACAGCGAGTGCCCATCTTCCCGCAGCCCCTCATCACTGACCGTGCCCGCTGCAAATACAG TCACAAGGACATAGTAGCTGAGGGGCTGCGCCAGCTGCTAGGGGAAGAAAAATACTGCAGGGACCTGACTGTACCTCCAGGCTACTGCACAG ACTTCCTGCTCTGTGTTGGTAGTTCTGGTGCTGTGCTACCTGTGAGGACACAAGACCCTTTCCTGCCCTACCCGCCACGGTCCTGCCGACAGGACCAGGCCGACTCTAACCCCACAACCCAAGATTCTACCCAAAG GGTGGTGTTGATGCTACGAGAACGATGGCATTTCTGCCGTGATGGCAGGGTGCTGCTGGGCTCTCGGGCCCTGAGGGAGCGGCACCTGGGCTTGATGGGCTACCAGCTCCTACCG CTGCCATTTGAAGAACTGGAGTCTCAGAGAGGCCTGCCCCAGCTCAAGAGCTACCTGAGGCAGAAACTTCAGGCCTTAGGCCTCCGCTGGGGACctgagggagggtga
- the Fastk gene encoding fas-activated serine/threonine kinase isoform X3 — translation MGSETSPARLSGLLLVPPVQPCCLGPSKSGDRPCGGSPVQGLQRLLEQARSPGELLRWLSQNPTKVRAHHYPVALRRLGQLLVSQPRPSPVEQSTLQDLSQLIIRNCPSFDVHTIHVCLHLAVLLGFPSDGPLLCALERERRSRLPPKPPSPHQPATHGGQRLEMALSCPHFLRYPRQHLIRSLAEARPEELTPHVMVLLAQHLARHRLREPQLLEAIAHFLVVEEAQLNSKVVQKLVLPFGRLNYLPLEQQFIPCLERILAREAGMAPLATVNILMSLCQLQCLPFRALEFVFSPSFINHISGTPPSLIVRRYLSLLDTAVELELPEYQGPRLPQRQRVPIFPQPLITDRARCKYSHKDIVAEGLRQLLGEEKYCRDLTVPPGYCTDFLLCVGSSGAVLPVRTQDPFLPYPPRSCRQDQADSNPTTQDSTQRVVLMLRERWHFCRDGRVLLGSRALRERHLGLMGYQLLPLPFEELESQRGLPQLKSYLRQKLQALGLRWGPEGG, via the exons ATGGGGAGTGAG ACTTCCCCTGCTCGGCTGTCTGGTCTGCTGCTCGTCCCGCCAGTACAGCCCTGTTGTTTGGGGCCCAGCAAGTCGGGGGACCGGCCGTGTGGAGGAAGCCCCGTGCAAGGCCTTCAGCGGCTTCTGGAACAGGCACGGAGCCCCGGGGAGCTGCTGCGATGGCTGAGTCAGAACCCCACCAAGGTGCGAGCGCATCATTACCCCGTGGCACTTCGTCGTCTGGGACAGCTCTTGGTGTCTCAACCTAGGCCTTCTCCTGTGGAGCAGTCCACACTGCAGGACTTGAGCCAGCTCATCATCCGAAACTGCCCCTCCTTTGATGTTCACACCATCCATGTGTGTCTACACCTTGCAGTCTTACTTG gctTTCCCTCAGATGGACCACTCCTGTGTGCCCTGGAGCGGGAGCGAAGGTCCCGCCTCCCTCCAAAACCACCCTCCCCACATCAGCCTGCCACCCATGGTGGGCAAAGGTTGGAAATGGCCCTGAGCTGTCCCCATTTCCTGCGGTACCCTCGTCAGCATCTGATCAGAAGCCTGGCAG AGGCAAGGCCAGAAGAACTGACTCCCCATGTAATGGTGCTTCTGGCTCAGCACCTGGCCCGGCACCGGTTGCGGGAACCccagcttctagaagccattGCTCACTTCCTGGTGGTTGAGGAAGCCCAGCTCAACAGTAAG GTGGTACAGAAGTTGGTCCTGCCCTTTGGGAGGTTGAACTACCTGCCCCTGGAGCAGCAGTTTATACCCTGTCTTGAGAGGATCCTGGCTCGGGAAGCAGGGATGGCACCCTTGGCCACAGTCAACATTTTGATGTCACTGTGCCAGCTGCAGTGCTTGCCCTTCAGAGCCTTGGAGTTTGTCTTCTCCCCCAGTTTCATCAACCACATCAGTG GCACCCCTCCTTCTCTGATTGTGCGACGCTACCTCTCTCTGCTCGACACGGCTGTGGAGCTTGAACTCCCAGAGTACCAAGGCCCCCGACTTCCCCAAAGACAGCGAGTGCCCATCTTCCCGCAGCCCCTCATCACTGACCGTGCCCGCTGCAAATACAG TCACAAGGACATAGTAGCTGAGGGGCTGCGCCAGCTGCTAGGGGAAGAAAAATACTGCAGGGACCTGACTGTACCTCCAGGCTACTGCACAG ACTTCCTGCTCTGTGTTGGTAGTTCTGGTGCTGTGCTACCTGTGAGGACACAAGACCCTTTCCTGCCCTACCCGCCACGGTCCTGCCGACAGGACCAGGCCGACTCTAACCCCACAACCCAAGATTCTACCCAAAG GGTGGTGTTGATGCTACGAGAACGATGGCATTTCTGCCGTGATGGCAGGGTGCTGCTGGGCTCTCGGGCCCTGAGGGAGCGGCACCTGGGCTTGATGGGCTACCAGCTCCTACCG CTGCCATTTGAAGAACTGGAGTCTCAGAGAGGCCTGCCCCAGCTCAAGAGCTACCTGAGGCAGAAACTTCAGGCCTTAGGCCTCCGCTGGGGACctgagggagggtga
- the Slc4a2 gene encoding anion exchange protein 2, translating into MSSAPRRPASGADSLHTPESESLGPGTPGFPEQEEDELRTLGVERFEEILQEAGSRGGEEPGRSYGEEDFEYHRQSSHHIHHPLSTHLPPDARRRKAPQGPGRKPRRRPGASPTGETPTIEEGEEYEDEASEAEASRGPAQQPSPASTPSSVQFFLQEDEGAERKAERTSPSPPTQMPHQEVAPRATKGAQTGTLVEEMVAVASGTAGGDDGGAAGRPLTKAQPGHRSYNLQERRRIGSMTGVEQALLPRVPTDESEAQTLATADLDLMKSHRFEDVPGVRRHLVRKNAKGSAQAAREGREPGPTPRARPRAPHKPHEVFVELNELLLDKNQEPQWRETARWIKFEEDVEEETERWGKPHVASLSFRSLLELRRTLAHGAVLLDLDQQTLPGVAHQVVEQMVISDQIKAEDRANVLRALLLKHSHPSDEKEFSFPRNISAGSLGSLLGHHHAQGTESDPHVTEPLIGGVPETRLEVDRERELPPPAPPAGITRSKSKHELKLLEKIPENAEATVVLVGCVEFLSRPTMAFVRLREAVELDAVLEVPVPVRFLFLLLGPSSANMDYHEIGRSISTLMSDKQFHEAAYLADERDDLLTAINAFLDCSVVLPPSEVQGEELLRSVAHFQRQMLKKREEQGRLLPPGAGLEPKSAQDKALLQMVEVVGAAEDDPLRRTGRPFGGLIRDVRRRYPHYLSDFRDALDPQCLAAVIFIYFAALSPAITFGGLLGEKTQDLIGVSELIMSTALQGVIFCLLGAQPLLVIGFSGPLLVFEEAFFSFCSSNQLEYLVGRVWIGFWLVFLALLMVALEGSFLVRFVSRFTQEIFAFLISLIFIYETFYKLIKIFQEHPLHGCSVSNDSEADSSSGNMTWAATMLVPDNSSTVLPSGQERLRGQPNTALLSLVLMAGTFFIAFFLRKFKNSRFFPGRIRRVIGDFGVPIAILIMVLVDYSIEDTYTQKLSVPSGFSVTAPHKRGWVINPLGEKSPFPVWMMVASLLPAVLVFILIFMETQITTLIISKKERMLQKGSGFHLDLLLIVAMGGICALFGLPWLAAATVRSVTHANALTVMSKAVAPGDKPKIQEVKEQRVTGLLVALLVGLSMVIGDLLRQIPLAVLFGIFLYMGVTSLNGIQFYERLHLLLMPPKHHPDVTYVKKVRTIRMHLFTALQLLCLALLWAVMSTAASLAFPFILILTVPLRMVVLTRIFTEREMKCLDANEAEPVFDEREGVDEYNEMPMPV; encoded by the exons ATGAGCAGCGCCCCCAGGCGCCCCGCCTCGGGCGCAGATTCTTTGCACACG CCAGAGTCAGAGAGCCTGGGCCCTGGAACACCTGGGTTCCCTGAGCAGGAGGAAGACGAACTTCGTACCCTAGGTGTGGAACGGTTCGAGGAGATCCTCCAGGAGGCTGGATCCCGAGGAGGAGAAGAGCCAGGCCGCAGCTATGGGGAGGAAGACTTTGAGT ACCACCGCCAGTCCTCCCACCATATCCACCATCCACTGTCTACGCATCTGCCTCCTGATGCCCGCCGCCGCAAAGCTCCCCAGGGCCCAGGACGGAAGCCTCGGCGGCGCCCTGGAGCCTCTCCCACTGGGGAGACCCCTACAATCGAGGAAGGGGAGGAGTATGAGGATGAAGCCAGTGAAGCCGAGGCGTCCAGGGGTCCTGCACAGCAGCCATCCCCTGCCTCCACACCTTCTTCAGTGCAG TTCTTTCTCCAAGAAGATGAAGGTGCAGAACGGAAGGCAGAGAGAACCAGCCCATCTCCCCCTACACAGATGCCCCACCAGGAGGTAGCTCCCCGGGCCACCAAAGGGGCACAGACAGG AACTCTGGTGGAGGAGATGGTAGCAGTGGCCAGTGGCACAGCTGGAGGTGACGATGGAGGTGCTGCAGGCCGTCCCCTGACCAAAGCTCAGCCAGGACATCGAAGTTACAACCTTCAGGAGAGACGACGAATTGGAAGCATGACAGGGGTGGAGCAGGCACTACTGCCCAGAGTCCCTACCGATGAGAGTGAGGCCCAGACACTGGCCACAGCTGACCTTGACCTCATGAAAA GTCACCGGTTTGAGGATGTTCCCGGGGTACGGCGACACTTGGTGAGGAAGAATGCCAAAGGGTCTGCACAAGCTGCCCGGGAAGGTCGAGAGCCCGGCCCCACACCTCGAGCACGGCCACGGGCTCCCCATAAGCCCCATGAG GTGTTTGTGGAGCTGAATGAGTTGCTATTGGACAAAAACCAGGAGCCTCAGTGGCGGGAGACAGCCCGATGGATAAAATTTGAGGAGGATGTGGAGGAGGAGACTGAGCGCTGGGGGAAGCCTCACGTGGCCTCACTGTCCTTCCGGAGCCTCCTGGAGCTCCGCAGAACACTGGCCCATG GAGCTGTGCTCTTGGACCTCGATCAGCAGACCCTGCCTGGGGTAGCCCACCAGGTAGTAGAGCAGATGGTCATCTCTGACCAGATCAAGGCAGAGGACAGAGCCAACGTGCTGCGAGCCCTTCTGCTGAAGCACAG ccaccCAAGTGACGAGAAAGAGTTCTCCTTCCCCCGAAACATCTCAGCGGGTTCTCTAGGCTCTCTGCTGGGGCATCACCATGCCCAGGGGACCGAGAGCGATCCGCATGTCACTGAGCCTCTCATTGGCGGTGTTCCTGAGACCCGACTGGAAGTGGATAGAGAG CGTGAGCTGCCACCCCCAGCACCACCTGCAGGTATTACGCGCTCCAAGTCCAAGCATGAGCTGAAGCTGCTGGAGAAGATCCCTGAGAATGCTGAGGCTACAGTGGTCCTTGTGG GCTGTGTGGAGTTCCTTTCTCGCCCCACCATGGCCTTCGTGCGTCTGCGGGAGGCTGTGGAGCTGGATGCAGTCCTGGAGGTGCCTGTACCTGTGCgtttcctcttccttctactGGGTCCCAGCAGTGCCAACATGGACTACCATGAGATTGGCCGCTCCATCTCCACGCTCATGTCTGACAAG CAATTCCATGAGGCAGCTTACCTGGCAGATGAACGGGACGACTTGCTGACTGCTATCAACGCCTTCCTGGACTGCAGTGTGGTGCTGCCACCTTCAGAAGTGCAGGGCGAGGAGCTGCTGCGTTCTGTTGCCCACTTCCAACGCCAGATGctaaagaagagagaggagcaggGCCGCCTGCTGCCCCCTGGGGCTGGGCTAGAGCCCAAGTCTGCCCAAGATAAGG CGCTCCTGCAGATGGTAGAGGTGGTAGGTGCAGCTGAAGATGATCCCCTTCGGAGGACGGGCCGGCCCTTTGGGGGGCTGATTCGTGACGTGCGGCGCCGATACCCCCACTACCTGAGTGACTTCCGTGATGCACTTGACCCCCAGTGCCTGGCTGCTGTTATCTTCATCTACTTTGCTGCACTGTCTCCTGCCATCACTTTTGGGGGGCTACTGG GAGAGAAGACACAGGACCTGATAGGAGTATCAGAACTGATCATGTCCACAGCACTTCAGGGTGTGATCTTCTGCCTGCTGGGGGCTCAGCCATTGCTGGTGATTGGCTTCTCTGGACCTCTTTTGGTCTTTGAGGAGGCCTTCTTCTCG TTCTGCAGTAGCAACCAGTTGGAGTACTTGGTGGGCCGAGTGTGGATTGGCTTCTGGCTGGTGTTCCTGGCCCTGCTCATGGTGGCTCTGGAGGGAAGCTTCCTGGTTCGCTTTGTCTCCCGATTCACCCAGGAGATCTTTGCCTTCCTCATATCCCTCATCTTCATCTATGAGACCTTCTACAAGCTGATTAAG ATCTTCCAGGAGCATCCCCTTCATGGCTGCTCAGTCTCCAACGACTCAGAGGCAGACAGCAGCAGTGGCAATATGACTTGGGCAGCAACCATGCTGGTGCCAGACAACAGCAGCACCGTCCTGCCGTCTGGGCAGGAGAGGCTCCGGGGCCAGCCCAACACCGCCTTGCTGTCACTGGTGCTGATGGCCGGCACCTTCTTCATCGCCTTCTTTCTACGCAAATTCAAGAACAGCCGGTTCTTCCCTGGCCGG ATCCGGCGGGTAATTGGGGACTTCGGAGTGCCTATCGCGATCCTCATCATGGTGCTTGTGGACTATAGTATTGAGGACACCTACACCCAG AAGCTGAGTGTGCCCAGTGGATTCTCTGTGACAGCCCCACACAAGCGGGGCTGGGTCATCAACCCCCTTGGAGAAAAGAGCCCCTTCCCTGTGTGGATGATGGTGGCCAGTCTGCTGCCTGCTGTTCTGGTGTTCATCCTCATCTTCATGGAGACACAGATCACCAC GCTGATCATCTCCAAGAAAGAGCGGATGCTGCAGAAAGGCTCTGGTTTCCACCTGGACCTGCTGCTCATTGTAGCCATGGGTGGTATCTGTGCCCTCTTTGGCCTTCCTTGGTTGGCTGCTGCCACTGTCCGCTCTGTCACTCATGCCAATGCCCTCACTGTCATGAGCAAGGCTGTGGCACCTGGGGACAAACCCAAGATTCAAGAGGTCAAGGAACAGCGTGTGACAGGGCTGCTGGTGGCCCTGCTTGTGG GCCTCTCCATGGTCATTGGAGACCTACTACGACAAATCCCCCTGGCTGTACTGTTTGGCATTTTCTTATACATGGGAGTTACTTCCCTTAATGGAATCCAATTCTACGAGCGGTTGCACCTGCTGCTCATGCCACCCAAACACCACCCAGATGTTACCTATGTCAAGAAG GTTCGGACCATACGGATGCACCTGTTCACCGCCTTGCAGTTGCTCTGCCTGGCCCTACTCTGGGCAGTCATGTCCACAGCCGCCTCCCTGGCCTTCCccttcatcctcatcctcacaGTGCCTCTGCGCATGGTGGTACTTACCCGCATCTTCACCGAGCGAGAAATGAAATGT CTGGATGCTAATGAGGCAGAGCCAGTGTTTGATGAGCGCGAAGGTGTGGATGAGTACAACGAGATGCCCATGCCAGTGTAG